One genomic window of Halobellus limi includes the following:
- a CDS encoding CopG family ribbon-helix-helix protein produces MTVVSVSMPEALVERIDSFAEEHGYTGRSEVVREASRNLLGEFEDKRLEERDLMAVVTVVFDYETTNVEERMMKLRHEYESLVASNFHSHVGEHRCMELFVLEGRLEDISTFVGKIRATKDTLSVDYSVMPVDEFSGFDVEE; encoded by the coding sequence ATGACTGTCGTCAGCGTCTCGATGCCCGAAGCGTTGGTCGAACGCATCGACTCCTTCGCCGAGGAACACGGCTACACCGGCCGGAGTGAGGTCGTCCGGGAGGCCTCCCGGAACCTCCTGGGTGAGTTCGAGGACAAGCGACTGGAGGAACGCGATCTCATGGCCGTCGTCACCGTCGTCTTCGATTACGAGACCACGAACGTCGAAGAGCGGATGATGAAACTCCGCCACGAGTACGAGTCGCTCGTCGCCTCGAACTTCCACAGCCACGTCGGAGAGCACCGCTGTATGGAACTGTTCGTCCTCGAGGGGCGTCTCGAAGACATCTCGACGTTCGTCGGCAAGATCCGCGCGACGAAGGACACGCTCAGCGTCGACTACTCGGTGATGCCGGTCGACGAGTTCAGCGGCTTCGACGTCGAGGAGTGA
- a CDS encoding histone deacetylase family protein, translating into MQFGYSETCLAHDTGERHPETADRLRAIRRALAKRHGISYVEADPADEESVASVHDDDYVEEVREFCRDGGGNWDPDTVASEATWEAATASAGLAQWAAREATEGASGRDTPFSIGRPPGHHAVADDAMGFCFINNAAVAAQTLIDDPDSDVERAVIFDWDVHHGNGTQDIFYDQGDVLYASVHEDGLYPGTGEIEETGTGDGEGTTLNVPLSAGAGDEDYLLAAEELLRPVVERFDPDLFVVSAGFDAHRHDPISRMRVSTEGYALLTDRVRSIADDADAGLAFVLEGGYGLDTLSEGVATVHETFDGRSPVEPDGDPGESTEQLVEDVRRAHDLDG; encoded by the coding sequence ATGCAGTTCGGCTACAGCGAGACCTGTCTCGCACACGATACCGGCGAACGGCACCCGGAGACCGCCGACCGTCTGCGAGCGATTCGCCGGGCGCTCGCGAAGCGGCACGGGATCTCCTACGTCGAGGCGGACCCGGCCGACGAGGAGTCGGTCGCCTCGGTCCACGACGACGACTACGTCGAGGAGGTCCGCGAGTTCTGCCGGGACGGCGGCGGCAACTGGGACCCCGACACCGTCGCCTCCGAGGCCACCTGGGAGGCCGCGACGGCCTCGGCGGGCCTCGCACAGTGGGCCGCGCGGGAGGCCACAGAAGGGGCGAGCGGACGCGACACGCCCTTCTCGATCGGTCGCCCGCCCGGACATCACGCCGTCGCGGACGACGCGATGGGGTTCTGCTTCATAAACAACGCCGCCGTCGCCGCCCAGACGCTCATCGACGACCCCGATTCCGACGTCGAGCGCGCGGTCATCTTCGACTGGGACGTCCACCACGGCAACGGCACCCAGGACATCTTCTACGACCAGGGCGACGTCCTCTACGCGTCGGTCCACGAGGACGGGCTCTACCCCGGAACCGGCGAGATCGAGGAGACCGGAACGGGAGACGGCGAGGGGACCACACTGAACGTCCCGCTGTCGGCCGGCGCGGGCGACGAGGACTACCTCCTCGCGGCCGAGGAACTGCTCCGTCCCGTCGTCGAGCGGTTCGATCCGGACCTCTTCGTCGTCAGCGCCGGGTTCGACGCCCACCGGCACGACCCGATCTCGCGGATGCGCGTCTCGACGGAGGGGTACGCCCTGCTGACCGACCGCGTCCGCTCGATCGCCGACGACGCCGACGCGGGGCTGGCGTTCGTCCTCGAAGGCGGGTACGGGCTCGACACGCTCTCGGAGGGCGTCGCGACCGTCCACGAGACCTTCGACGGCCGGTCGCCGGTGGAGCCCGACGGAGACCCCGGCGAGTCGACCGAGCAACTCGTCGAGGACGTGCGTCGGGCGCACGATCTCGACGGCTGA
- the cca gene encoding CCA tRNA nucleotidyltransferase: MADADARRRVIERVRERVTPDADEREAMRAAVSTLTARIEAAVSDLPVDADVVQVGSTARGTWLAGDRDIDLFVRFPADLDRETLERYGLEIGNAVLPDGHEEYAEHPYVTGEFEGFDVDLVPCYDVGDGSALQSAVDRTPHHNAYLRERIDDDLAGEMRVFKQFLKGIGVYGSNLKTEGFSGYLSELLVLEHGDVETLLAAAADWHPPVVFDPEDHATRSHDDPLVMVDPTDPARNVAAVCAAENVARLQHYARAFLSAPSEGIFEPREPEPIGPDAVRAHLDRRGTTPIAVVFDAPDLVDDQLYPQLRKSLSGVRDELARRGFEPIRATTFADERAVLFVELARRTLPSIERHGGPPVHVRAHAEGFYEAYADAEAAPNGGDRETPPGGDAPPDTYGPFVDGERYVVEREREFTDAAELLRSAELFSVGLGARVETALETEYDVLVGDEVATLSEEFGGELASYFDPRP, from the coding sequence ATGGCCGACGCCGACGCGAGACGGCGGGTGATAGAGCGGGTCCGAGAGCGCGTCACCCCCGACGCGGACGAGCGCGAAGCGATGCGGGCCGCGGTCTCGACGCTCACCGCGCGGATCGAAGCCGCGGTCTCGGACCTCCCGGTCGACGCCGACGTCGTCCAGGTCGGATCGACCGCCCGCGGGACCTGGCTCGCGGGCGACCGCGACATCGACCTCTTCGTGCGGTTCCCGGCCGACCTCGACCGCGAGACGCTGGAGCGCTACGGGCTCGAAATCGGCAACGCGGTCCTCCCCGACGGCCACGAGGAGTACGCCGAACACCCCTACGTCACCGGCGAGTTCGAGGGCTTCGACGTCGATCTCGTGCCCTGCTACGACGTCGGCGACGGGTCCGCCCTCCAGTCGGCGGTCGATCGGACGCCGCACCACAACGCCTACCTGCGCGAGCGGATCGACGACGACCTCGCCGGCGAGATGCGCGTGTTCAAGCAGTTCCTGAAGGGGATCGGCGTCTACGGGAGCAACCTGAAGACCGAGGGGTTCTCCGGGTACCTCTCGGAACTGCTCGTCCTCGAACACGGCGACGTCGAGACGCTCCTGGCCGCCGCGGCCGACTGGCACCCGCCGGTCGTCTTCGATCCCGAGGACCACGCGACGAGATCGCACGACGACCCGCTCGTGATGGTCGACCCGACGGACCCCGCGCGGAACGTCGCGGCGGTCTGCGCCGCGGAGAACGTCGCCCGCCTGCAGCACTACGCCCGGGCGTTCCTTTCGGCCCCGAGCGAGGGGATCTTCGAGCCGCGAGAGCCCGAGCCGATCGGCCCCGACGCCGTCCGCGCGCATCTCGACCGCCGCGGGACGACGCCCATCGCGGTCGTCTTCGACGCGCCGGACCTCGTCGACGATCAGCTGTACCCCCAGCTCCGGAAGTCGCTGTCGGGCGTCCGCGACGAACTCGCCCGCCGGGGGTTCGAGCCGATTCGGGCGACGACGTTCGCCGACGAGCGCGCGGTCCTGTTCGTCGAACTCGCCCGCCGAACCCTCCCGTCGATCGAACGCCACGGCGGGCCGCCGGTGCACGTCCGGGCGCACGCCGAGGGGTTCTACGAGGCGTACGCGGACGCAGAGGCGGCGCCGAACGGCGGCGACAGGGAGACGCCTCCCGGGGGCGACGCCCCGCCCGACACCTACGGGCCGTTCGTCGACGGCGAGCGCTACGTCGTCGAGCGCGAGCGGGAGTTCACCGACGCCGCGGAACTGCTCCGCTCGGCGGAACTGTTCTCGGTCGGCCTCGGGGCCCGGGTCGAAACGGCGCTCGAAACCGAGTACGACGTCCTCGTCGGCGACGAGGTCGCGACGCTGTCCGAGGAGTTCGGAGGCGAGTTGGCGTCGTACTTCGACCCCCGACCGTAG
- a CDS encoding DUF7269 family protein, whose product MTRLRDALAAGGGVVLAGAVLVAVAPGTGAEQYAEGLVEAAGNDYLFVVPIGVLAVTAVLAALGGRLRSGIDQARPPDPEGVPSGPAPGTAFDRLATGRRGALVGLSADRSEAVRESLRATAVKTVMRVGGCSRSEARERVDDGRWADDPAANAFLASEDRELTGVLDRLRAVVRFRRRLRRTAAAVAAYDDQPKRASETRHDRPGSRGFGVADGSGPGTSDGEEHDPAGETTRSEVADVDA is encoded by the coding sequence GTGACCCGACTCAGAGACGCCCTCGCCGCCGGCGGGGGAGTCGTGCTCGCGGGGGCGGTCCTGGTCGCCGTCGCGCCGGGAACGGGAGCGGAGCAGTACGCCGAGGGGCTCGTCGAAGCGGCCGGCAACGACTACCTGTTCGTCGTCCCGATCGGGGTCCTGGCGGTGACCGCGGTCCTGGCGGCGCTCGGGGGGCGGCTCCGGTCGGGGATCGACCAGGCGCGGCCGCCCGATCCGGAGGGCGTCCCGAGCGGGCCGGCGCCCGGAACGGCGTTCGATCGGCTGGCCACCGGGAGACGGGGGGCGCTCGTCGGCCTGTCCGCCGATCGGAGCGAGGCGGTCCGCGAATCCCTCCGGGCGACGGCGGTCAAGACCGTGATGCGCGTCGGTGGCTGCTCGCGCTCGGAGGCGCGCGAGCGGGTCGACGACGGTCGCTGGGCGGACGATCCCGCGGCCAACGCGTTCCTCGCGTCGGAAGACCGGGAGCTCACGGGCGTGCTCGATCGGCTCCGGGCGGTCGTACGGTTTCGACGTCGGCTCCGCCGCACGGCCGCGGCCGTCGCCGCGTACGACGATCAGCCGAAGCGCGCGAGTGAGACACGTCACGATCGGCCGGGAAGCCGCGGCTTCGGCGTGGCTGACGGCAGCGGACCCGGCACATCCGACGGCGAGGAACACGATCCGGCCGGCGAGACGACCCGATCGGAGGTGGCCGATGTCGACGCGTAG
- a CDS encoding DUF4129 domain-containing protein: MKAERAVSLVIAVSCVLAVGVSATTLDATLSTDPDDVINVDWAELPVDGGVAGSIEREMQRRQGGERETRERSSRDAAARNAAASGAPERQSQQQDASRTGSQLREPSPWARLLAMLRSGLTWLITLGFLTVGSTLGYRYRARVRGLLARAFRGSNRGGRDRGEESDPVAVDPATEIDRIWGAVVRSLDVESPETTTVSGVVRRAIDRGHDPDAVRDLADVFAAIRYGERPLTGERRRRARESYRALDLTDPPLDPSAYADGGDRDDESGDATTGGGESE, encoded by the coding sequence ATGAAGGCGGAGAGAGCCGTCTCACTGGTGATCGCGGTGTCGTGCGTCCTGGCCGTCGGCGTCTCTGCGACCACCCTCGACGCAACCCTCTCGACGGATCCCGACGACGTGATCAACGTCGACTGGGCGGAGCTGCCGGTCGACGGGGGCGTCGCTGGGTCGATCGAGCGCGAAATGCAGCGTCGACAGGGCGGTGAACGGGAGACGCGGGAGAGGTCGTCTCGCGACGCGGCCGCCCGGAACGCCGCCGCGTCGGGCGCGCCGGAGCGGCAGTCACAGCAGCAGGACGCGTCCCGAACCGGATCACAGCTCCGCGAACCGAGCCCCTGGGCGAGGCTGCTCGCGATGCTTCGGAGCGGCCTCACCTGGCTGATCACGCTCGGGTTCCTCACCGTCGGGAGCACGCTGGGGTACCGCTACCGAGCGCGGGTGCGTGGCCTGCTTGCCCGAGCGTTCCGCGGCTCCAACCGCGGCGGGCGAGACCGGGGCGAGGAGAGCGACCCGGTCGCGGTGGACCCGGCGACCGAGATCGACCGCATCTGGGGGGCGGTGGTCCGCTCGCTCGACGTCGAAAGCCCGGAAACGACGACCGTCAGCGGCGTCGTCCGCCGGGCGATCGATCGCGGGCACGACCCCGACGCCGTGCGGGATCTCGCCGACGTGTTCGCCGCCATCCGTTACGGGGAGCGACCCCTGACGGGCGAGCGCCGGCGACGCGCCCGGGAGAGCTACCGGGCGCTCGATCTGACGGACCCCCCGCTCGATCCGTCGGCGTACGCCGACGGCGGCGACCGCGACGACGAGTCCGGGGATGCAACGACAGGAGGCGGTGAGTCGGAGTGA
- a CDS encoding DUF4382 domain-containing protein, producing MNRTKSKTELSRRTYLKATGVAAAGTVGLAGCAGTASATGTLATQVTDQPGDIADFESCVVTIQGIWVKPSGGDDDTETAETEGDDSGTDGDQTDGTQTETGAAEEGTEAEVDESDAREYHEFEEPQEADLVELQNGNTQLIDERELDVGTYEFLQLDVTDVEGVLDGGDEAEVDTPGSAPLQFKEPFEIREDQVTTFTGDFTPVRRGRTDRYLLQPVASGTRVEYGDEAGDGSQ from the coding sequence ATGAACCGAACGAAATCGAAGACCGAGCTGAGCAGACGGACGTACCTCAAGGCGACGGGAGTGGCGGCGGCGGGAACGGTCGGGCTGGCGGGGTGTGCCGGGACCGCGTCGGCGACCGGAACGCTCGCCACGCAGGTGACGGATCAACCCGGCGACATCGCCGACTTCGAGTCGTGCGTCGTCACGATCCAGGGGATCTGGGTCAAGCCGAGCGGGGGCGACGACGACACCGAGACCGCGGAGACAGAGGGAGACGACAGCGGAACCGACGGCGATCAGACCGACGGCACACAGACCGAGACCGGCGCGGCGGAGGAAGGGACCGAGGCGGAGGTCGACGAGAGCGACGCCCGGGAGTACCACGAGTTCGAGGAACCGCAGGAGGCCGACCTCGTGGAGCTACAGAACGGAAACACGCAACTGATCGACGAGCGCGAACTCGACGTCGGGACCTACGAGTTCCTGCAACTCGACGTGACGGACGTGGAGGGGGTGCTCGACGGCGGCGACGAGGCCGAGGTCGACACCCCCGGGAGTGCGCCCCTGCAGTTCAAGGAGCCCTTCGAGATCCGCGAAGATCAGGTGACGACCTTCACGGGGGACTTCACGCCCGTTCGTCGGGGGCGGACCGATCGGTACCTGCTCCAGCCGGTCGCGAGCGGGACTCGGGTGGAATACGGAGACGAGGCCGGGGATGGGTCCCAGTAG
- a CDS encoding AAA family ATPase, with amino-acid sequence MATADAEAQCEAILDEVASAVVVGRETLRTILAGFVGRGHVLLEDVPGTGKTLTARSLATALDLSFSRVQFTPDLLPTDVTGTHVFDERSGEFEFTEGPIFANVVLADEINRASPKTQAALLEAMEEGQVTVDGETRPLPDPFFVIATQNPVEQEGTFELPEAQKDRFIVKTSLGYPGLEGELELIDRRLARRSQRPSANPVCTREAVDDVRAAPEDVHVEADVRRYVATVSRATREDARVAAGASPRGTQRLLEVSRAMAVLRGRAYVTPEDVQRAAKPVLAHRLVLTPESRVNDVDERTVIADILDEIEVPTVRTSPS; translated from the coding sequence ATGGCCACCGCTGATGCCGAAGCCCAGTGTGAGGCGATCCTCGACGAGGTCGCGAGCGCGGTCGTCGTCGGACGCGAGACGCTCCGAACGATCCTCGCGGGCTTCGTCGGTCGCGGGCACGTCCTCCTCGAGGACGTCCCCGGGACGGGGAAGACGCTGACCGCACGGAGTCTCGCGACGGCGCTCGATCTCTCCTTCTCGCGAGTCCAGTTCACGCCCGACCTCCTGCCGACGGACGTGACCGGGACGCACGTGTTCGACGAGCGCAGCGGTGAGTTCGAGTTCACCGAGGGCCCGATCTTCGCGAACGTCGTGTTGGCCGACGAGATCAACCGCGCCTCGCCGAAGACGCAGGCCGCGCTGCTCGAAGCGATGGAGGAGGGACAGGTGACCGTCGACGGCGAGACCCGGCCGCTGCCCGACCCGTTCTTCGTCATCGCGACGCAGAACCCCGTCGAGCAGGAGGGGACCTTCGAGCTGCCGGAGGCCCAGAAGGACCGGTTCATCGTCAAGACGAGCCTCGGTTATCCGGGGCTGGAGGGGGAACTGGAACTGATCGATCGGCGGCTGGCGCGTCGGAGCCAGCGGCCGTCGGCGAACCCCGTCTGCACGCGCGAGGCGGTCGACGACGTCCGCGCGGCCCCGGAGGACGTCCACGTCGAGGCCGACGTCCGTCGGTACGTCGCGACCGTCTCCCGGGCCACACGGGAGGACGCCCGCGTCGCGGCCGGCGCGTCGCCGCGCGGCACCCAGCGACTGCTCGAGGTGTCGCGGGCGATGGCCGTGCTCCGGGGCCGAGCGTACGTCACGCCCGAGGACGTCCAGCGAGCGGCGAAGCCCGTTCTCGCCCACCGACTCGTGCTCACGCCCGAATCGCGGGTCAACGACGTCGACGAGCGGACGGTGATCGCCGACATCTTAGACGAGATCGAGGTGCCGACCGTCAGAACGAGTCCGTCGTGA
- a CDS encoding NAD-dependent epimerase/dehydratase family protein, whose translation MELTDQRVLVTGGAGLIGSHLAERLSADNDVVVADDLSKGTRDRVPDGVEFAEADLTDPADVEAVVTPDVDVVFHLAAYTDTNYDRPRQLFEENSEMTYNLLERMDDVGVEDFVFTSSSTVYGEAPRPTPEDYAPLEPISIYGASKLTDEALLSTYAHSYGMTVWCFRFANIVGPKQRGNVIPDFIEKLLDDPETLEILGDGRQEKSYLHVTECVDAICHVVEHADEPLNTYNLGTRTTTSVNRIADIVADELGLDPEYTYTGGDRGWTGDVPKMRLSIEKLAALGWEPTQSSDEAVRRATAELAAELRAAHDE comes from the coding sequence ATGGAACTGACCGACCAGCGCGTCCTCGTCACGGGCGGGGCCGGACTCATCGGGTCGCACCTCGCCGAACGACTCAGCGCCGACAACGACGTCGTCGTCGCCGACGACCTCTCGAAGGGGACCCGAGACCGCGTGCCCGACGGCGTCGAGTTCGCCGAGGCCGATCTGACCGACCCCGCGGACGTCGAAGCGGTCGTGACCCCCGACGTCGACGTCGTCTTCCACCTCGCGGCGTACACGGACACGAACTACGACCGGCCGCGACAGCTGTTCGAGGAGAACTCCGAGATGACGTACAACCTGCTCGAACGGATGGACGACGTCGGCGTCGAGGACTTCGTGTTCACCTCCTCGTCGACGGTCTACGGCGAGGCGCCGCGCCCGACGCCCGAAGACTACGCCCCGCTCGAACCGATCTCGATCTACGGCGCCTCGAAACTGACCGACGAGGCGCTCCTGTCGACGTACGCGCACTCCTACGGGATGACGGTCTGGTGCTTCCGGTTCGCGAACATCGTCGGGCCGAAGCAACGCGGGAACGTCATCCCGGACTTCATCGAGAAGCTCCTCGACGATCCCGAGACGCTCGAGATCCTCGGCGACGGACGCCAGGAGAAGTCCTACCTCCACGTCACCGAGTGCGTCGACGCGATCTGTCACGTCGTCGAGCACGCCGACGAGCCGCTGAACACGTACAACCTGGGCACGCGGACGACCACCTCGGTCAACCGCATCGCCGACATCGTCGCCGACGAACTCGGGCTCGATCCCGAGTACACCTACACCGGCGGCGACCGCGGGTGGACCGGCGACGTGCCGAAGATGCGGCTCTCCATCGAGAAGCTCGCCGCGCTCGGGTGGGAGCCGACCCAGTCCAGCGACGAGGCGGTCCGCCGCGCGACGGCGGAACTGGCGGCGGAACTCCGGGCCGCCCACGACGAGTAG
- a CDS encoding DUF58 domain-containing protein → MSTRRTTGRWRGVVAVALFAGAIGVFAKRPDVLLCAVVGVAFAVYPQVTSGPTVDVEVDRAVSDRAPTHDEPTEVTVTVRNAGESTLPDVRIVDGVPPMLPVSGGSARHATALRPGETTRFSYELTARHGTHSFGETTVIARDVSGMRERETTVSADAEIDCHAAVPVVPLRAQTGRRPGRIATDSGGSGIEFDRTRTYRAGDPLNRIDWRRYARTGTLTTVEFREERAASVVVCVDARPPAYRAREGEPHAVSHGVAAAREICAALSETHDRAGLAAFGRDFLWEAPGMGAEHDARLRRVLATHPTLSPRPPDGSGSRSGSRDRSGGPSSPLFGPLVPETLDPLAGTLESLSLPRESPTARPGIADGGESKATEQTAELRRRLDGETQVLLLSPLLDDDVVEAALTLEAGGNAVTVVSPDVTTAETVGGRLARTRRANRSHSLQRAGVPVVDWDTAESLGAALLRAAERRSR, encoded by the coding sequence ATGTCGACGCGTAGGACGACCGGGCGCTGGCGGGGCGTGGTGGCCGTCGCCCTGTTCGCCGGCGCTATCGGCGTGTTCGCGAAGCGTCCGGACGTCCTCCTGTGTGCGGTCGTCGGCGTCGCCTTCGCCGTCTACCCGCAGGTCACGTCCGGGCCGACCGTGGACGTCGAGGTCGACAGGGCGGTCAGCGACCGCGCGCCGACCCACGACGAGCCGACCGAGGTGACGGTCACCGTCCGCAACGCCGGGGAATCGACCCTGCCGGACGTCAGAATCGTCGACGGCGTCCCGCCGATGCTCCCGGTGAGCGGCGGGTCGGCGAGACACGCGACGGCGCTTCGACCGGGGGAGACGACGAGGTTCTCCTACGAACTGACCGCCCGCCACGGGACTCACTCGTTCGGAGAGACGACGGTCATCGCCCGCGACGTCAGCGGGATGCGGGAGCGGGAGACGACCGTCTCGGCCGACGCCGAAATCGACTGTCACGCGGCGGTGCCGGTGGTGCCGCTGCGCGCCCAGACGGGCCGGCGTCCCGGCCGGATCGCCACCGACTCGGGCGGGAGCGGGATCGAGTTCGACCGCACGCGGACCTACCGCGCCGGCGACCCGCTGAACCGCATCGACTGGCGGCGGTACGCCCGGACGGGAACGCTCACGACCGTCGAGTTCCGCGAGGAGCGCGCCGCCTCGGTCGTCGTCTGCGTCGACGCTCGGCCGCCCGCCTACCGCGCCCGCGAGGGGGAGCCCCACGCGGTCTCTCACGGCGTCGCGGCCGCCCGAGAGATCTGTGCGGCCCTCTCGGAGACCCACGACCGAGCCGGTCTCGCCGCCTTCGGTCGCGATTTCCTCTGGGAAGCGCCCGGTATGGGCGCAGAGCACGACGCGCGACTGCGTCGGGTGTTGGCGACGCATCCGACGCTGTCGCCACGTCCCCCCGACGGATCCGGGTCGCGCTCGGGGAGCCGTGACCGGTCCGGGGGTCCGTCGAGCCCGCTCTTCGGACCGCTGGTCCCGGAGACGCTGGACCCGCTCGCGGGGACGCTGGAGTCGCTCTCCCTCCCGCGTGAGTCGCCCACGGCTCGCCCCGGAATCGCCGACGGCGGCGAGTCGAAGGCGACAGAACAGACCGCGGAGTTGCGGCGGCGGCTCGACGGCGAGACGCAGGTCCTCCTGCTCTCGCCGCTGCTCGATGACGACGTCGTCGAAGCGGCGTTGACGCTGGAGGCCGGCGGGAACGCCGTCACCGTCGTCAGCCCCGACGTCACGACCGCGGAGACGGTCGGCGGTCGCCTGGCCCGAACCCGGCGGGCGAACCGGAGTCACTCGCTGCAGCGCGCCGGCGTCCCGGTCGTCGACTGGGACACCGCCGAGTCGCTGGGGGCCGCGCTCCTGCGCGCGGCCGAACGGAGGTCGCGATGA
- a CDS encoding zinc ribbon domain-containing protein, translating into MDRKRGKRPWLAALLGTLATGLGHFYLRRWRRGLAWFAAAVVASFLFVPPEAAQALLSGTGSDPMDLAPVFAVGIASIADAYVLARRRQQQARSGAATGTADTGANQDGNGKETVIGATPTVGPDGPSLSSDPETCPDCGKELDPDLDFCPWCTTRLDADGRGDE; encoded by the coding sequence ATGGATCGGAAGCGGGGGAAGCGACCGTGGCTCGCGGCGCTCCTCGGGACGCTCGCCACCGGGCTCGGGCACTTCTATCTGCGGCGCTGGCGGCGGGGGCTCGCGTGGTTTGCGGCGGCCGTCGTCGCGTCGTTCCTGTTCGTTCCGCCCGAGGCCGCACAGGCGCTGCTGTCGGGAACGGGGAGCGATCCGATGGATCTGGCGCCCGTCTTCGCGGTGGGCATCGCGAGCATCGCCGACGCGTACGTCCTCGCCCGCCGCCGGCAGCAGCAAGCGCGCAGCGGGGCCGCGACAGGGACGGCGGATACGGGCGCGAATCAGGACGGGAACGGGAAAGAGACGGTGATCGGCGCAACGCCCACCGTTGGACCGGACGGGCCGTCGCTCTCGTCGGACCCCGAAACCTGCCCGGACTGCGGGAAGGAGTTGGACCCGGACCTGGATTTCTGCCCGTGGTGCACGACGCGACTGGACGCCGACGGCAGGGGAGACGAGTGA
- a CDS encoding ZIP family metal transporter, protein MIAELFVEWFGSNPVVHALVGGLVIAGMNLFGASLVLVWRNPSERALDGALGFAAGVMLAASFTSLIIPGIEIYSNGNPIPTLVGVLLGALFLDRSDGLVPHVHYLLTGRRRSDAANPSDALPLDDERLVPVVLFIFAITIHNMPEGLAVGVGFGSGDVAGAIPLMLAIGIQNIPEGLAVSVAAVNAGLNRRAYAVFTGIRSGVVEIPLAVLGAYAVQTVSVLLPYAMGFAAGAMLFVISDEIVPETHTGGHERIATLGTIVGVVVMLYLDISLG, encoded by the coding sequence GTGATCGCCGAGCTGTTCGTCGAGTGGTTCGGCTCGAACCCGGTCGTCCACGCCCTCGTCGGGGGGCTCGTCATCGCCGGGATGAACCTCTTCGGGGCGTCCCTGGTGCTGGTCTGGCGGAACCCCTCCGAGCGCGCGCTCGACGGCGCCCTGGGCTTCGCCGCGGGCGTGATGCTCGCGGCCAGTTTCACGAGTCTCATCATCCCGGGCATCGAGATCTACTCGAACGGGAACCCGATCCCGACGCTCGTCGGCGTCCTCCTCGGCGCGCTCTTTCTGGACCGCTCCGACGGCCTCGTTCCGCACGTGCACTACCTCCTGACCGGACGGCGGCGCTCCGACGCGGCGAACCCGAGCGACGCGCTCCCGCTCGACGACGAACGGCTCGTCCCGGTCGTGCTCTTCATCTTCGCGATCACGATCCACAACATGCCCGAGGGGCTCGCCGTCGGCGTCGGGTTCGGCAGCGGCGACGTCGCGGGCGCGATCCCGCTGATGCTCGCGATCGGGATCCAGAACATCCCCGAGGGGCTCGCGGTGTCGGTCGCGGCCGTCAACGCCGGGCTCAACCGACGCGCCTACGCCGTCTTCACCGGCATCCGCTCGGGCGTGGTCGAGATCCCGCTGGCCGTCCTCGGCGCCTACGCCGTCCAGACGGTCTCCGTACTGCTCCCCTACGCGATGGGCTTCGCCGCCGGCGCGATGCTGTTCGTCATCAGCGACGAGATCGTCCCCGAGACGCACACGGGCGGCCACGAGCGGATCGCGACGCTCGGCACGATCGTCGGCGTCGTCGTGATGCTGTATCTCGATATCTCGCTCGGCTGA
- a CDS encoding DUF7519 family protein: MSTVVRAHDDRPTVVAAVLATAAAVLSVAAVANDPSQLLAVAIEVGAVLALGGGALLYTEAQGAENEKHGADAGRRAVAVFAVCVGVVGAAVALGLAVYAPTGMTARLELVPGLLGVTTLVCGLLPVRRGRWARYLVGTGAALLVIAALTSGVVYGADTVALLSATALAIVAWDAGEQAINLGTHVGRRGETATAALVHVGASTVVGVVAVTVALLVRSMQVTGLSLPALALLLGAAVLLAAALSE; encoded by the coding sequence ATGAGCACGGTCGTTCGCGCCCACGACGACCGTCCGACCGTCGTCGCGGCCGTGCTGGCGACCGCGGCGGCCGTACTTTCGGTCGCGGCCGTCGCCAACGACCCCTCGCAGTTGCTGGCGGTCGCGATCGAGGTCGGTGCCGTCCTCGCGCTCGGGGGCGGCGCGCTCCTGTACACCGAGGCTCAGGGCGCCGAGAACGAGAAGCACGGCGCGGACGCCGGCCGCCGCGCGGTCGCCGTGTTCGCGGTCTGCGTCGGGGTCGTCGGCGCCGCGGTGGCGCTCGGCCTCGCCGTCTACGCACCCACCGGAATGACCGCGCGTCTGGAACTCGTGCCGGGGCTCCTGGGCGTCACGACGCTCGTGTGCGGCCTGCTCCCCGTCCGCCGGGGACGGTGGGCGCGGTACCTCGTCGGGACCGGCGCTGCGCTGCTGGTGATCGCGGCCCTCACGAGCGGCGTCGTCTACGGGGCGGACACGGTCGCGCTTCTCTCGGCGACGGCGCTCGCAATCGTCGCCTGGGACGCCGGCGAACAGGCGATCAACCTGGGAACGCACGTCGGCCGGCGCGGCGAGACGGCGACGGCCGCGCTCGTCCACGTCGGAGCCAGCACGGTCGTCGGCGTCGTCGCCGTGACGGTCGCGCTGCTCGTCCGCTCGATGCAGGTCACGGGACTCTCCCTCCCGGCGCTGGCGTTGCTCCTCGGAGCCGCGGTGCTGTTGGCCGCCGCGCTCTCGGAGTGA